Proteins co-encoded in one Actinomadura luteofluorescens genomic window:
- a CDS encoding GDP-mannose 4,6-dehydratase has product MQNTVAVTGADGFIGSHLVEALVERGHRVRAMVQYNSFASWGWLDDVAPGVLEQVDVVPGDVRDPASVRGLVRGAEAVYHLAALIAIPYSYRAPRSYVDTNVTGTLNVLEAVRDEETPRLVHTSTSETYGTARRVPIDEAHPLQAQSPYAATKIAADKLVESYHASFGLPAVTLRPFNTFGPRQSARAFIPTVVAQIAAGTGAVEVGALEPTRDFTFVRDTAEAFVALGTAPAGDVVGGTFNSGTGVEISMGRLARTIAGLMGADPEFRCAADRERPAASEVMRLVCDSGRLRRVTGWRHRHTLEEGLKQTVEWFLDPANLARYRTSTYTI; this is encoded by the coding sequence ATGCAGAACACGGTCGCCGTGACGGGAGCCGACGGGTTCATCGGCTCCCACCTGGTCGAAGCGCTCGTGGAGCGCGGGCACCGCGTCCGGGCCATGGTGCAGTACAACTCGTTCGCGTCCTGGGGCTGGCTCGACGACGTCGCGCCCGGCGTGCTGGAGCAGGTGGACGTGGTGCCGGGCGACGTCCGGGACCCGGCGTCGGTGCGCGGCCTCGTCCGGGGCGCGGAGGCCGTCTACCACCTGGCCGCGCTGATCGCGATCCCGTACTCCTACCGGGCGCCCCGCTCCTACGTCGACACCAACGTCACCGGGACCCTGAACGTCCTGGAGGCCGTGCGGGACGAGGAGACGCCGCGGCTCGTCCACACCTCCACCAGCGAGACGTACGGAACGGCGCGGCGCGTGCCCATCGACGAGGCGCACCCCCTCCAGGCGCAGTCCCCGTACGCGGCCACGAAGATCGCGGCGGACAAGCTGGTGGAGAGCTACCACGCCTCGTTCGGCCTGCCCGCCGTGACGCTGCGCCCGTTCAACACCTTCGGGCCCCGGCAGTCCGCCCGCGCGTTCATCCCCACCGTCGTCGCCCAGATCGCCGCCGGGACCGGGGCCGTCGAGGTCGGGGCGCTCGAACCGACCCGCGACTTCACCTTCGTCCGCGACACCGCCGAGGCGTTCGTCGCGCTCGGCACGGCGCCCGCCGGGGACGTCGTCGGCGGCACGTTCAACTCCGGCACCGGCGTGGAGATCTCCATGGGCCGGCTCGCCCGCACCATCGCCGGCCTGATGGGCGCCGACCCCGAGTTCCGGTGCGCCGCCGACCGCGAGCGCCCGGCCGCGTCGGAGGTGATGCGGCTCGTCTGCGACAGCGGCCGGCTGCGCCGCGTCACCGGCTGGCGGCACCGGCACACCCTCGAAGAGGGCCTCAAACAGACCGTCGAATGGTTCCTCGACCCCGCCAACCTGGCGCGCTACCGAACGTCCACCTACACCATCTAG
- the pelF gene encoding GT4 family glycosyltransferase PelF, whose amino-acid sequence MTEGTYPHNYGGVSVWCDQLVQGMPEHAFHVRALTTTGSEPVVWDLPAHVTAESVPMWGPSGGRPPSRGAARRFERLFRSFLEAVLAPSRDADVFPHILRGLFEFGRTSDLGAAMRAEGPVRWLMDAWTARADEFDRIGVRPTVHDALTAIDLLEHLLRPLTVPPPRADVTHAVSNGIPVLPGLAAKWTYGTPLCLTEHGIYLRERYIGMRRSPFSHPVKAAVLGFMRLLCAAGYRSADLLTPANLYNQRWEVRCGADPANMETVYNGVDPASFPAAGAEPAGPTLSWAGRVDPIKDLETLIRAFALVREELPEARLRMFGGTPSGGERYRARCEELVADLGIAGQATFEGRVDDIRDAYAAGTVVVLSSISEGFPYTLIEAMTCGRATVATDVGGVREAVADTGLVVPPRAPRQMADACLRLLGDEVARRRLGRAARERALELFTVDRAIDAFREIYAGLRAPGGAHRPAAEARPA is encoded by the coding sequence GTGACGGAGGGAACGTATCCGCACAACTACGGTGGCGTGAGCGTCTGGTGCGACCAGCTCGTCCAGGGCATGCCGGAGCATGCCTTCCACGTCCGGGCGCTCACGACCACCGGCTCGGAACCGGTGGTCTGGGACCTTCCCGCTCACGTGACCGCCGAGTCCGTGCCGATGTGGGGGCCGTCCGGAGGGCGGCCCCCGTCCCGCGGCGCGGCCCGCCGGTTCGAGCGGCTCTTCCGCTCCTTCCTCGAGGCGGTCCTCGCCCCCTCCCGGGACGCGGACGTGTTCCCCCACATCCTGCGCGGGCTGTTCGAGTTCGGGCGGACGAGCGACCTCGGGGCGGCGATGCGCGCCGAGGGGCCCGTCCGCTGGCTCATGGACGCCTGGACGGCCCGCGCGGACGAGTTCGACCGGATCGGCGTCCGGCCCACCGTCCACGACGCGCTCACGGCGATCGACCTGCTGGAGCACCTGCTGCGCCCGCTGACGGTCCCGCCGCCGCGCGCCGACGTGACGCACGCGGTGTCCAACGGCATCCCCGTGCTGCCCGGCCTCGCCGCGAAATGGACCTACGGGACCCCGCTGTGCCTCACCGAACACGGCATCTACCTGCGGGAACGCTATATCGGGATGCGGCGGTCGCCGTTCTCCCATCCGGTGAAGGCGGCGGTGCTCGGCTTCATGCGCCTGCTGTGCGCCGCGGGCTACCGCTCGGCCGACCTGCTCACCCCCGCCAACCTCTACAACCAGCGGTGGGAGGTGAGGTGCGGCGCCGACCCCGCGAACATGGAGACGGTCTACAACGGCGTGGACCCGGCGAGCTTCCCGGCGGCCGGTGCCGAACCCGCCGGCCCCACCCTCAGCTGGGCGGGGCGCGTCGACCCGATCAAGGACCTGGAGACGCTGATCCGGGCGTTCGCGCTGGTCCGGGAGGAACTGCCGGAGGCGCGGCTGCGGATGTTCGGCGGCACCCCGTCCGGCGGGGAGCGGTACCGCGCCCGCTGCGAGGAGCTCGTCGCCGACCTCGGCATCGCCGGGCAGGCGACGTTCGAGGGGCGGGTCGACGACATCCGCGACGCCTACGCGGCGGGCACGGTGGTCGTCCTGTCGAGCATCTCCGAAGGCTTCCCCTACACGCTGATCGAGGCGATGACCTGCGGCCGCGCGACCGTCGCGACCGACGTCGGCGGGGTGCGGGAGGCGGTCGCCGACACCGGCCTGGTCGTCCCGCCGCGCGCGCCCCGCCAGATGGCGGACGCGTGCCTGCGGCTGCTCGGGGACGAGGTGGCGCGGCGGCGCCTCGGCCGCGCCGCGCGGGAGCGGGCGCTCGAACTGTTCACCGTCGACCGCGCGATCGACGCGTTCCGGGAGATCTACGCGGGGCTCCGCGCGCCCGGCGGCGCGCACCGCCCCGCGGCCGAGGCGAGGCCGGCGTGA
- a CDS encoding response regulator transcription factor, translating to MSTSGPEPESKSVRVLIVSDNPVSRIGFAALLDPVPHVAVAGGAPADRAPAAVRDHAPDVVLLDASPPHPGAVGRLARAAAAVRIVVVTATQDPHVLVQVLAAGAHGCLTYGHFEPADLADVLLAAGRGESSLSPPAVTALVRWLHDGTRRLPPDRQGPGLTAREAEILDLIAAGLTNRQIARRLVIAEKTVKNHAHQIYRRLGAAGREHAIARWRELRPAPAGGGADIP from the coding sequence ATGTCCACTTCCGGTCCGGAGCCCGAATCGAAATCGGTTCGGGTTCTGATTGTCAGTGACAATCCTGTCTCCCGGATCGGGTTCGCGGCGCTGCTGGACCCGGTGCCGCACGTGGCCGTCGCCGGCGGCGCGCCCGCCGACCGCGCCCCGGCCGCCGTCCGCGACCACGCGCCCGACGTGGTGCTGCTGGACGCCTCGCCGCCGCACCCGGGCGCCGTCGGGCGGCTGGCCCGCGCCGCGGCGGCCGTCCGGATCGTCGTGGTGACCGCGACGCAGGACCCGCACGTCCTCGTGCAGGTCCTCGCCGCCGGGGCGCACGGCTGCCTGACCTACGGCCACTTCGAACCGGCGGACCTCGCGGACGTGCTGCTCGCGGCCGGGCGCGGGGAGTCGTCGCTGTCCCCGCCGGCGGTCACCGCGCTCGTGCGCTGGCTGCACGACGGGACGCGGCGGCTCCCGCCGGACCGGCAGGGCCCCGGGCTGACGGCCCGGGAGGCCGAGATCCTGGACCTGATCGCCGCCGGGCTGACCAACCGGCAGATCGCGCGGCGCCTGGTCATCGCCGAGAAGACCGTGAAGAACCACGCGCACCAGATCTACAGGCGGCTGGGCGCGGCGGGCCGCGAGCACGCCATCGCCCGCTGGCGGGAATTGCGCCCGGCGCCCGCCGGCGGCGGTGCGGACATCCCCTAA
- a CDS encoding maleylacetate reductase, with protein sequence MSSADEVVVHETLPSRVLIGPGASDLVAGEVARIGAGRVLLVAAPSAAGPADRIAGALGARLAARFDRPAPHTPVAVTARALEAAAGADCVVTVGGGSAIGLAKAVSARTGMPQVAVPTTYAGSEMTPVLGETEDGVKTTRRAATLAPGTVVYDPRLTLGMPSGLTRTSAMNALAHAVEALWAPDATMVTDALATEAAAGILGALPEVLDDLTGQQGRARLQSAAWLAGTCLAQTRMGLHHQLAHVLGGAFGLPHAELHTMLLAHVMAFNLPSAPAASARLARVAGPDPVAVVAALARAHRGPTRLSALGVPRERLPEMAARVAADPYPNPRPPDADAVAELLDAMW encoded by the coding sequence ATGAGCAGTGCGGACGAGGTCGTCGTCCACGAGACGCTCCCGTCCCGCGTCCTGATCGGGCCGGGAGCGAGCGATCTCGTCGCCGGCGAGGTCGCGCGGATCGGGGCGGGGAGGGTGCTGCTGGTCGCGGCGCCGTCCGCCGCCGGGCCCGCCGACCGGATCGCCGGGGCGCTCGGGGCCCGGCTCGCCGCGCGGTTCGACCGTCCGGCGCCGCACACCCCCGTCGCCGTGACGGCGCGGGCCCTGGAGGCGGCCGCGGGCGCGGACTGCGTCGTCACGGTCGGCGGCGGATCCGCGATCGGCCTGGCCAAGGCGGTGTCGGCGCGGACGGGGATGCCGCAGGTCGCGGTGCCGACCACCTACGCCGGCTCGGAGATGACGCCCGTGCTGGGGGAGACCGAGGACGGCGTGAAGACCACGCGCCGCGCCGCGACGCTGGCACCCGGGACGGTCGTCTACGACCCCCGGCTCACCCTGGGCATGCCGTCCGGGCTGACCCGCACCAGTGCGATGAACGCGCTCGCCCATGCCGTCGAGGCCCTGTGGGCGCCGGACGCCACGATGGTCACGGACGCCCTGGCGACCGAGGCCGCCGCCGGCATCCTCGGCGCGCTGCCCGAGGTGCTGGACGACCTGACCGGGCAGCAGGGGCGCGCGCGCCTCCAGTCCGCCGCGTGGCTGGCCGGGACCTGCCTGGCGCAGACGCGGATGGGGCTGCACCACCAGCTCGCGCACGTCCTCGGCGGCGCGTTCGGCCTCCCGCACGCCGAACTGCACACGATGCTGCTGGCGCACGTCATGGCGTTCAACCTGCCGTCGGCGCCCGCCGCCTCGGCCCGGCTGGCCCGGGTGGCCGGGCCGGACCCGGTCGCGGTCGTCGCCGCGCTGGCCCGGGCGCACCGGGGCCCGACCCGCCTGTCGGCCCTCGGCGTCCCCCGCGAACGGCTCCCCGAGATGGCCGCGCGGGTGGCCGCCGACCCCTATCCCAACCCCCGGCCGCCGGACGCCGACGCGGTCGCGGAACTGCTCGACGCGATGTGGTGA
- a CDS encoding MarR family winged helix-turn-helix transcriptional regulator, translating to MLDDLLERVLSEDGDPADRHVGLGMLLAAAHNRSRAGMNDELRPLGVDVRGFGMLLALEMYGPSSQRRLIDLTGIDKSTMVRIVDELEAGGLVRRERAPRDRRAHSISLTPDGTRALEGGRRAGAAVGERIFGRLDRDERDRLVELLRRIAEDEG from the coding sequence ATGCTCGACGACCTGCTCGAACGCGTCCTGTCCGAGGACGGCGACCCCGCCGACCGGCACGTGGGGCTCGGCATGCTGCTGGCCGCCGCGCACAACCGGAGCCGGGCTGGCATGAACGACGAGCTGCGCCCCCTCGGCGTCGACGTGCGCGGGTTCGGCATGCTGCTCGCGCTGGAGATGTACGGGCCGTCCAGCCAGCGGCGCCTCATCGACCTCACCGGCATCGACAAGTCCACGATGGTGCGCATCGTCGACGAGCTCGAAGCCGGCGGCCTGGTCCGGCGCGAGCGCGCCCCGCGGGACCGCCGGGCCCACTCGATCAGCCTGACCCCGGACGGGACGCGGGCGCTGGAGGGCGGGCGCCGCGCCGGCGCCGCCGTGGGCGAGCGGATCTTCGGCCGCCTCGACCGCGACGAGCGCGACCGGCTCGTGGAGCTGCTCCGCCGGATCGCCGAGGACGAGGGCTGA
- a CDS encoding amidohydrolase family protein — MPETTRRRALQVTGLAMAAAAVPAGEAAAAAVPAGEAAAAAPRRSRGRIDTHHHAVPPRMREWAVEQGLLPPTGGPSWARWTLPSTLRTMNANGIAAGVASAPVPAEAFLDRRLAVSGVQVCNESLAELVREHPTRFGFFANVAMLHPDLAVRQLAHALDDLGADGVLLNTSAAGHYLGDPMFDPLWAELDERRAVVFAHPVAPKGLAEAPGVGDWLADYLLDTTRTALNLIASGTLDRYPRVSVILSHGGGFLPYMAGRAERSAREDGGPLPARMRPALRRFHYDTALPVSPYAAPSLIAAVGADRVLFGTDWPANSAREVALNTRDLDRDPVLDDRAHRAVDRANALRLLPRLAERLR; from the coding sequence ATGCCCGAGACGACCCGCCGCCGCGCCCTCCAGGTGACCGGCCTGGCGATGGCCGCGGCCGCCGTTCCGGCGGGTGAGGCGGCCGCGGCCGCCGTTCCGGCGGGTGAGGCGGCCGCGGCCGCCCCCCGGCGGTCGCGCGGCAGGATCGACACCCACCACCACGCCGTCCCGCCCCGGATGCGGGAGTGGGCGGTCGAGCAGGGGCTCCTCCCGCCGACCGGCGGCCCGTCCTGGGCCCGGTGGACGCTGCCGAGCACCCTGCGGACGATGAACGCCAACGGCATCGCCGCCGGAGTGGCCTCCGCGCCGGTGCCCGCCGAGGCGTTCCTGGACCGGAGGCTCGCCGTCTCGGGCGTCCAGGTGTGCAACGAGTCGCTGGCCGAGCTGGTGCGCGAGCACCCCACGAGGTTCGGCTTCTTCGCCAACGTGGCGATGCTCCACCCGGACCTGGCCGTGCGGCAGCTCGCCCACGCGCTCGACGACCTGGGCGCGGACGGGGTGCTCCTCAACACCTCGGCCGCCGGGCACTACCTCGGGGACCCGATGTTCGACCCGCTGTGGGCCGAGCTGGACGAGCGGCGCGCGGTCGTGTTCGCCCACCCGGTCGCCCCCAAGGGCCTGGCCGAGGCGCCGGGCGTCGGGGACTGGCTCGCCGACTACCTGCTCGACACCACCCGCACCGCGCTCAACCTGATCGCCTCCGGCACCCTCGACCGGTATCCGCGGGTGTCGGTCATCCTGTCGCACGGCGGCGGGTTCCTGCCGTACATGGCGGGACGCGCCGAGCGCTCCGCGCGCGAGGACGGCGGCCCGCTCCCGGCGAGGATGCGTCCCGCGCTCCGCCGCTTCCACTACGACACGGCCCTGCCGGTCTCCCCGTACGCCGCACCATCGCTGATCGCCGCCGTCGGCGCCGACCGCGTCCTGTTCGGCACCGACTGGCCGGCCAACTCCGCTCGCGAGGTCGCGCTCAACACCCGGGACCTCGACCGCGACCCGGTCCTGGACGACCGCGCCCACCGCGCCGTCGACCGGGCGAACGCCCTCCGCCTGCTCCCCCGGCTGGCCGAACGCCTTAGGTGA